In Silvanigrella paludirubra, one DNA window encodes the following:
- a CDS encoding alpha-isopropylmalate synthase regulatory domain-containing protein, translating to MNNKQIMIFDTTLRDGQQCPGAGMSFENNIEYARLAANAQVDILEAGFPSASKLDFMIVNTIAKEVTNTNSSPIIAALCQLKKEQFEITIRSLEPAISNKKARLHTYLPVDPQLMDALGNYGKNFSKITKDVFELIKMAHHEGVEIEFSPEGYSRMGENFDFVTDVIRAAVEAGAKIINCPDTIGGACKLQGEEYFVEKMKIHSRIIEKEFPNKNIIWSTHCHNDFGLALENSMNAVFEGPATQIEGCFNGIGERAGNVSLEQCILYLKTFGKNLKYKETFYTNFKTETLQYISDFVSLNMLQRQTHWPITGENAAKHSSGGHTNAIIKNPLSYQPFDPREIGNEITFQFGPFSGGNHAKDIIEKYGYICNDDEKANIAQYIKNEYADRRKGITDRELIQTYIKFRNPIKMEFINYTKKAFESNLELSGEFFGNKKIFEFKTMESGSAFTSLYNAIVQYIPDLKIEKYTSQSLSKGINSMSHSKTIIKDANKKIFTGIGEDLDIEISALKSLIDATNQCYIQNNYIQK from the coding sequence ATGAATAATAAACAAATTATGATTTTTGATACGACTTTAAGAGATGGGCAACAATGTCCAGGTGCTGGCATGTCTTTTGAAAATAATATTGAATATGCAAGGCTTGCTGCAAATGCTCAAGTCGATATTTTAGAAGCTGGCTTTCCAAGTGCTAGCAAACTTGATTTTATGATAGTGAACACAATCGCTAAAGAAGTAACAAATACAAATTCTAGCCCAATTATCGCGGCTCTATGCCAATTAAAAAAAGAGCAATTTGAAATTACAATTCGATCTTTAGAACCTGCTATTTCAAACAAAAAAGCAAGGTTACACACTTACCTTCCCGTTGATCCTCAATTAATGGACGCACTTGGAAACTATGGTAAAAATTTTTCTAAAATAACGAAAGATGTATTTGAACTAATTAAAATGGCGCATCATGAAGGTGTTGAAATTGAGTTTAGTCCTGAAGGTTATTCACGAATGGGAGAAAATTTTGATTTTGTTACCGATGTGATTCGTGCTGCTGTTGAAGCCGGAGCCAAAATTATAAATTGTCCGGACACGATTGGAGGCGCATGTAAACTTCAAGGAGAAGAATATTTTGTAGAAAAAATGAAAATACATTCCAGAATTATCGAAAAAGAATTTCCAAATAAAAATATAATTTGGTCTACACATTGTCATAATGATTTTGGTCTAGCTCTTGAAAACTCGATGAATGCCGTATTTGAAGGACCAGCAACCCAAATTGAAGGATGTTTTAATGGCATTGGCGAAAGAGCAGGAAATGTTTCTTTAGAGCAATGTATTCTTTACTTAAAAACATTTGGAAAAAACTTAAAATATAAAGAAACATTTTACACCAATTTTAAAACTGAAACCTTACAATATATTTCAGACTTTGTTAGTTTAAATATGTTACAGCGACAAACTCATTGGCCTATCACAGGAGAAAATGCAGCAAAGCATTCTTCTGGAGGTCATACAAATGCAATTATAAAAAATCCTTTATCTTATCAACCGTTCGATCCACGAGAAATTGGAAATGAAATTACATTTCAATTTGGTCCTTTTAGTGGAGGCAATCATGCAAAAGATATTATTGAAAAATATGGTTACATTTGTAATGATGATGAAAAAGCAAATATTGCCCAATATATAAAAAATGAATATGCGGATCGAAGAAAAGGAATCACAGATAGAGAACTGATTCAAACCTATATTAAATTTAGAAATCCCATTAAAATGGAATTCATAAATTATACAAAAAAAGCTTTTGAAAGTAACTTAGAACTTTCTGGTGAATTTTTTGGGAATAAAAAAATATTTGAATTTAAGACAATGGAATCAGGATCGGCTTTTACATCTTTATACAATGCTATCGTGCAATATATTCCCGATTTAAAAATTGAAAAATATACGAGCCAATCTCTTTCCAAGGGAATAAACTCAATGAGTCATTCTAAAACGATTATCAAAGACGCAAACAAAAAAATATTTACAGGAATTGGAGAAGATTTAGATATTGAAATTTCAGCTTTGAAATCTTT
- the msrA gene encoding peptide-methionine (S)-S-oxide reductase MsrA, producing MEFEIATLAGGCFWGVEELFSELEGVHKTEVGYTGGSTVNPIYNDVKTGKTGHAEAIQIHFDPTKTSFEKILEYFFRLHDPTTLNRQGNDVGSQYRSAIFYHTEKQRISAEEIKIKINKSGKWKNPVVTEIVKATPFYSAEDFHQKYLKKNPNGYTCHFLRD from the coding sequence ATGGAATTTGAAATAGCTACCCTTGCGGGAGGTTGTTTTTGGGGTGTGGAAGAACTTTTTTCTGAATTAGAAGGAGTTCATAAAACAGAAGTAGGATATACAGGTGGTTCAACAGTTAATCCTATTTATAACGACGTAAAAACAGGAAAAACGGGTCATGCAGAAGCAATTCAAATCCACTTTGATCCGACAAAAACATCTTTTGAAAAAATTTTGGAATATTTTTTTAGGCTTCATGATCCCACAACTTTAAATAGACAGGGAAATGATGTCGGGTCGCAATACCGATCCGCCATTTTTTATCATACAGAGAAACAAAGAATATCAGCTGAAGAAATTAAAATTAAAATAAACAAATCCGGTAAATGGAAAAATCCTGTTGTTACTGAAATTGTAAAAGCCACTCCATTTTATTCGGCTGAAGATTTTCATCAAAAATATTTGAAAAAAAACCCAAATGGGTATACGTGCCATTTTTTGAGAGACTGA
- a CDS encoding histidine biosynthesis protein HisIE encodes MVVKKTRKPAAKKTGTKKTTKKRTVKKAGAKKKKVTAKKAVMKKVTKRKTAKKTTKKTVKKKTTKKAGAKKKTAKRGRPKKAGAKTVKKRGRPSKLDKLKKKTRAPRKKKAASESSEGGSSDSGMNLN; translated from the coding sequence ATGGTAGTTAAAAAAACAAGAAAACCAGCAGCAAAGAAAACAGGAACAAAGAAGACAACAAAAAAAAGAACTGTAAAGAAAGCAGGAGCAAAGAAAAAGAAAGTTACTGCTAAAAAAGCAGTAATGAAAAAAGTAACTAAAAGAAAAACAGCTAAAAAAACGACTAAAAAAACTGTAAAAAAGAAAACGACTAAAAAAGCAGGAGCAAAGAAAAAAACGGCTAAACGTGGTCGTCCAAAAAAAGCAGGAGCAAAAACTGTAAAGAAACGTGGTCGTCCAAGTAAACTCGATAAATTAAAAAAGAAAACAAGAGCGCCTAGAAAGAAAAAAGCAGCATCTGAGTCTTCAGAAGGTGGAAGTTCTGATTCTGGAATGAATCTAAATTAA
- a CDS encoding YybH family protein — translation MKIFVKLALILTIIPNSVWAMGSKGLHESSEKVVKAVREGKIDDLMAAYSKDAVMYAGDVAKPLKGEEIRKYFTNVFANVELNSKIINPYHEIRGNMVVTWGDYITTIKNKKDNSITTAKGRFTDVAVKENGKWKIIVDHTSPQPEDPKPAN, via the coding sequence ATGAAAATTTTTGTTAAATTGGCTCTTATTCTTACTATTATACCAAATTCTGTTTGGGCAATGGGATCAAAAGGCTTACATGAATCAAGTGAAAAAGTGGTAAAAGCTGTGAGAGAAGGAAAAATAGATGATCTTATGGCGGCTTATTCAAAAGATGCTGTAATGTATGCTGGCGATGTTGCAAAGCCTTTAAAAGGAGAAGAAATAAGAAAATATTTTACGAATGTATTTGCAAATGTTGAATTAAATTCAAAAATTATAAACCCATACCATGAAATTAGGGGGAATATGGTTGTTACTTGGGGTGATTATATAACAACCATAAAAAATAAAAAAGATAATTCAATTACTACAGCTAAAGGTCGGTTTACGGATGTCGCTGTTAAAGAAAATGGAAAATGGAAAATTATAGTAGATCATACTTCACCACAGCCAGAAGATCCAAAACCTGCTAATTAG